CCACCTTGGCGGTCCAGGCGCCGCTGTCACCCGCGCGGAAGGTGCGGTAGGCGTGCGTGCGGTAGGACGCGCGGGGCACCTTCAGCTCCGTCTTGGAGACTTCCTTGCCGTCCTTGGACCAGACGACGTTCACGACGCCGGGCTCCACGCCGGTGAGCTTGGTGGCGGCGTAGATGCGGGTGTTGGGGGCGACGGTGAAGTTGTCGGAGGCGCCGGTGAGTTCGTACTTCTCCACGCCGGTGCCGACCTTCAGGGTGGCCTCGGCGGAGTAGGCGGTGGTGGCGAGCAGCAGGGTGGGCAGCAGGAGCTTCAGGGCAGTCTTGAGCATGGTTGTGTCCCTCGCGGAGAGGAGCCCCTACGCTAGTCCATCCCCCTGACGCGTCGAGCTTTCGGCGTGGCGGCCGGCCTCCTCCAGCAGCCTGCGGTGCGCGGGGATGGCGAGGAACGAGCGCCGCAGCGCCTCGTCCTGGAGCTTTCCCGCCCACTCCTGGAGTTGACGGTGGGCCGTCTCCAGGACGCGGGCCGCGCGGGGGTCCTCCTGGTCACGCAGGACGCGGAAGCACGTGAGCCACATCCAGAAGGGCTCCTCCACCCCATGCAGCGAGCCCTGCTCCAGGTGGGGGAGGAGCTCCTCGGCGTACCCGCGGGCCTGCTGCCGCTCGCCGGCCGCCAGCGCGACGGAGGCCAGGCCGGCGACGGACTCCAGCTCCAGGTGCCGCATCCGCGTCTCCACCCGGATTCTCCGGGCCTGCTGGAAGGACTCCCGGGCCTCGGCCAGGCGCTCCAGGGCGAGCAGCGCGTGGCCCCGGGCCATCCAGGCATAGCCCTGGTTGCGGGGGCTGCCGATCTCCTGGGCGATGCGCAGGGCCTGGTCGGCGGCCTCG
The sequence above is drawn from the Archangium gephyra genome and encodes:
- a CDS encoding DUF2914 domain-containing protein; protein product: MLKTALKLLLPTLLLATTAYSAEATLKVGTGVEKYELTGASDNFTVAPNTRIYAATKLTGVEPGVVNVVWSKDGKEVSKTELKVPRASYRTHAYRTFRAGDSGAWTAKVVGADGTELASTSFQVQVQ